One Thalassotalea atypica DNA window includes the following coding sequences:
- a CDS encoding class II glutamine amidotransferase produces MCELLAMSANVPTDICFSFSGLMQRGGNTGPHKDGWGITFYEGKGCRSFKDPIPSAESKIATFVTEYPIKSEVVICHIRQANSGNVCLENTHPFTRQMWGKNWTYAHNGQLEGFKQALPVSVHIPVGTTDSEHAFCWLLDQLHFKFGSQEPPTQALFEFVALQASKINTLGVFNLLLTDGDYLFAYCSNNLHWITRKAPFGEASLIDAEVVVDFKEVTTSNDIVTVVATQPLTDNEQWHKMSPSAWHLFKQGQSIAASR; encoded by the coding sequence ATGTGTGAATTGCTCGCGATGAGTGCCAATGTACCGACTGATATTTGTTTTAGTTTTAGTGGCTTAATGCAAAGGGGGGGGAATACAGGCCCTCATAAAGATGGCTGGGGTATTACTTTTTATGAAGGTAAGGGGTGTAGAAGTTTTAAAGATCCGATCCCAAGTGCTGAATCTAAAATTGCCACCTTTGTTACCGAATACCCGATCAAAAGTGAAGTTGTAATTTGCCATATCCGCCAAGCCAACTCCGGCAACGTTTGCCTTGAAAATACCCATCCATTTACTCGTCAAATGTGGGGAAAAAACTGGACCTATGCGCATAATGGGCAACTTGAAGGATTTAAACAGGCATTACCTGTTTCCGTGCATATTCCCGTAGGAACGACTGATAGTGAACATGCCTTTTGCTGGTTGCTTGATCAATTGCATTTTAAGTTTGGTAGTCAAGAGCCACCTACACAGGCACTATTTGAATTTGTCGCGCTTCAAGCCAGCAAGATTAATACATTGGGGGTATTTAATTTATTACTCACTGATGGCGATTACTTGTTTGCCTATTGCTCAAATAACTTGCATTGGATCACTCGAAAAGCACCGTTTGGTGAAGCGAGTTTAATTGACGCCGAAGTTGTAGTTGATTTTAAAGAAGTGACCACTAGCAATGATATTGTCACTGTTGTTGCAACACAACCATTAACTGACAATGAACAATGGCATAAAATGTCTCCTTCAGCTTGGCACTTGTTTAAACAAGGCCAGTCAATTGCTGCGAGTCGCTAA
- a CDS encoding methyl-accepting chemotaxis protein: protein MSVKQLIYVTSKSGQYIYVNDNFCQLLGYSEQELLTLDSRQVTHPDMPEVAIKELSATLNKGFSWQGVLRVTGKNGDDIWLDVFITPQYNHGEVIGYQNICRVAEPKLSANAKRIYDGINQNNKLSTFELSKNHKFAALVLLTVISQAFIFLHLGLTTSMLVAFGALAPIVIFWHDIIPTARKAQNMQTVYDSISRQVYFGRGTASVFNFNFSLIKTKLRAVLERTIDAAKPISGVMDNVTAGIGETRDNLNHQKEQLTELSLAMEQMSASTTEIADNTVSAANDLDSTFSQCEDAQQDIFNTTDKIRALAKEVESASASAEVLTNSARGVGDLMNDIQSIADQTNLLALNAAIEAARAGEHGRGFSVVAEEVRNLSSRTQDSAVEIHERLSAMLAIIDEWVKLMAKNRDDAEFCLQTAELSNNKIERVVDSVQRVAGAANHIATASEQQKVLSSEINTHINEVRLALDTTWSQTEDVASEMSELQRSVDEIANVASTFIPK, encoded by the coding sequence ATGTCAGTTAAACAATTAATTTATGTGACCAGCAAAAGTGGTCAGTATATTTATGTCAATGATAACTTTTGCCAACTTCTTGGGTACTCTGAACAAGAGTTGCTGACATTAGATAGCCGCCAAGTAACTCACCCAGATATGCCTGAAGTAGCGATCAAAGAGCTCTCGGCAACCTTAAACAAAGGTTTTTCGTGGCAGGGCGTTTTAAGAGTTACAGGTAAAAACGGAGATGATATTTGGTTAGATGTGTTTATCACACCCCAATATAATCATGGCGAAGTAATAGGGTATCAAAATATATGTCGCGTTGCAGAGCCTAAACTGTCTGCAAACGCCAAGCGGATATATGATGGTATTAACCAAAATAATAAACTAAGCACTTTCGAACTGAGTAAAAACCACAAATTTGCTGCCTTAGTGCTGCTCACTGTGATTTCTCAGGCGTTTATTTTCCTTCATTTGGGTTTGACTACCTCAATGCTTGTGGCATTTGGTGCGTTAGCGCCAATTGTGATTTTTTGGCATGACATTATTCCTACAGCGCGCAAAGCGCAAAATATGCAAACTGTCTATGACTCCATTTCACGCCAAGTTTATTTTGGTCGAGGTACCGCCAGTGTATTCAATTTTAATTTCTCACTGATTAAAACAAAATTGCGAGCAGTTTTAGAGCGTACAATTGATGCAGCCAAACCCATTTCCGGCGTAATGGATAATGTAACGGCGGGTATTGGGGAAACTCGAGATAACCTAAACCATCAGAAAGAGCAGTTAACTGAACTCTCCTTAGCGATGGAACAAATGAGCGCATCAACGACAGAAATAGCTGACAATACAGTATCTGCGGCAAATGATTTGGACAGTACGTTTAGTCAATGTGAAGATGCACAACAAGATATTTTTAACACAACAGATAAAATTCGTGCCCTCGCAAAGGAAGTTGAATCAGCTTCTGCGTCTGCGGAAGTCTTAACCAACTCAGCCCGCGGCGTTGGCGATTTAATGAATGACATTCAATCCATTGCTGATCAAACCAATCTATTAGCATTGAATGCGGCAATTGAAGCTGCGCGCGCAGGGGAGCATGGGCGCGGCTTCTCAGTGGTTGCAGAAGAAGTGAGAAATCTATCATCACGCACTCAAGACTCAGCAGTAGAAATACACGAGCGTTTGTCAGCGATGCTTGCGATTATTGATGAGTGGGTCAAACTCATGGCTAAAAACCGTGACGACGCTGAATTTTGTTTGCAAACGGCTGAGCTTTCTAATAATAAAATTGAACGAGTGGTTGACAGTGTACAAAGGGTAGCTGGTGCAGCAAACCATATCGCCACAGCGTCAGAGCAACAAAAAGTACTCTCGAGTGAAATAAACACTCATATTAATGAAGTGCGGCTAGCATTAGACACGACTTGGTCGCAAACTGAAGATGTAGCAAGTGAAATGTCCGAATTACAACGCAGCGTCGATGAAATTGCTAATGTGGCGAGTACATTCATTCCTAAATAG
- a CDS encoding DUF3108 domain-containing protein has translation MLKKFTSLVLVYFIQSHSVLAQNNEPPSLLIKPFEATYNVLHKHDKVGEGTRKLEILDNGLIQYSYHTDIEWLIFSDERSETSIIDWQNNNVVPTHYVYKRKGTGRDKAYEWTYDITEDKATNVKTKTNISVDFPENIQDKLSYHFQHRLNMLKDPTQDHFVYPVISTSGSIKNYVYEYDGEEELMLPYGLIKTIRLKREVVDKKRVTYAWFAPELNYLMVKVYQTKGGAEQFEAQLKALRYL, from the coding sequence ATGCTAAAGAAATTCACATCTCTTGTTTTGGTGTATTTCATACAAAGTCATTCAGTATTAGCGCAAAATAATGAACCTCCCTCTCTTCTCATTAAACCTTTTGAAGCAACCTACAATGTTCTACATAAACATGACAAAGTAGGCGAAGGTACACGCAAACTCGAAATTCTCGACAATGGTTTAATTCAATATAGCTATCACACTGATATTGAATGGTTAATTTTTTCCGACGAGCGCTCTGAAACCTCAATCATTGATTGGCAAAACAACAACGTTGTACCAACGCATTACGTTTATAAACGTAAAGGAACTGGGCGTGATAAAGCCTATGAATGGACTTATGATATCACCGAAGATAAGGCCACGAATGTAAAAACGAAAACCAACATCTCCGTCGACTTCCCAGAAAATATTCAAGACAAGTTGAGTTATCATTTTCAGCATCGCCTTAATATGCTGAAGGACCCAACACAAGACCACTTTGTTTATCCGGTGATCAGCACGTCTGGCTCAATTAAGAATTATGTTTATGAATACGATGGTGAAGAAGAACTAATGCTGCCTTACGGTTTAATTAAAACTATTCGCCTTAAACGTGAAGTCGTTGATAAAAAAAGAGTTACCTATGCTTGGTTTGCCCCAGAGCTAAATTACTTAATGGTTAAGGTTTATCAAACAAAAGGTGGCGCAGAGCAGTTTGAGGCGCAACTAAAAGCGCTTAGATACCTTTAA
- the purN gene encoding phosphoribosylglycinamide formyltransferase: MPSRIVVLISGSGTNLQAIIDACKSADFPGEVVGVISNKVDAYGLTRAQNDNIPAIALSHKEYDSREAYDIALMDQISILKPDLIVLAGFMRILTPAFVQSFSGKLLNIHPSLLPKYQGLNTHQRAIDAGDSEHGVSVHFVTEELDGGPVILQAKVPVFDEDDADDLAQRVHEQEHRIYPLVVKWFCEQRLTMQQDNAVLDKQVLPTSGYASE; encoded by the coding sequence ATGCCAAGCCGAATTGTAGTATTGATTTCGGGCAGCGGCACAAATTTGCAGGCTATCATTGATGCCTGCAAATCTGCTGACTTTCCTGGAGAGGTTGTCGGTGTTATTTCCAACAAAGTTGACGCTTATGGTCTTACTCGAGCTCAGAACGACAACATCCCTGCCATAGCGTTATCTCACAAAGAGTACGACTCTCGTGAGGCTTATGACATTGCGCTTATGGATCAAATTTCCATCCTTAAGCCTGACTTAATTGTCCTTGCTGGTTTCATGCGTATTCTTACACCAGCGTTTGTCCAAAGTTTTTCTGGAAAATTATTGAACATTCATCCTTCTTTGTTGCCTAAGTATCAAGGATTGAACACCCATCAACGTGCAATCGATGCTGGCGACAGTGAGCATGGCGTCAGTGTTCACTTTGTTACGGAAGAGCTCGATGGTGGCCCGGTAATTTTGCAAGCAAAAGTACCCGTATTTGATGAAGACGATGCAGATGATTTAGCACAGCGTGTTCATGAGCAGGAACATCGTATTTACCCACTGGTTGTTAAATGGTTTTGCGAACAGCGATTAACCATGCAACAAGATAATGCAGTATTAGATAAGCAAGTTTTACCAACATCAGGTTATGCTAGCGAATAA
- the purM gene encoding phosphoribosylformylglycinamidine cyclo-ligase — protein sequence MSEQKQSLSYKDAGVDIDAGNDLVENIKGAVKRTTRPEVMGGLGGFGSVCQLPTGYKEPVLVAGTDGVGTKLRLAIDLEKHDTVGIDLVAMCVNDLIVQGAEPLFFLDYYATAKLDVEVASSVVAGIAEGCVRSACALVGGETAEMPGMYHKGDYDIAGFCVGVAEKSRLIDGTKVKAGDQLIALGSSGPHSNGYSLIRKVLEVNNTDTNELLNGKSIGDHLLEPTNIYVKSVLELLKDVDVHALSHITGGGFWENIPRVLPESAQAVINEGSWEWPQIFNWLQEKGNITTHEMYRTFNCGVGMIIVVPSDKVEQSLAVLTAQGENAWHIGEIKDKAADAEQVIITKE from the coding sequence GTGAGCGAACAAAAACAGTCCCTTAGCTATAAAGACGCCGGTGTAGACATTGATGCTGGTAATGATCTTGTAGAAAACATTAAAGGGGCAGTAAAACGTACTACCCGTCCTGAAGTCATGGGTGGCCTTGGTGGTTTTGGCTCTGTATGCCAATTACCAACCGGTTACAAAGAACCCGTATTAGTTGCTGGCACCGATGGTGTCGGTACAAAATTACGTTTAGCGATTGATTTAGAAAAACACGACACTGTGGGCATCGACTTAGTTGCTATGTGTGTTAATGACCTAATAGTACAAGGTGCCGAGCCATTATTCTTCCTTGATTATTACGCGACTGCTAAGCTAGACGTTGAGGTAGCATCATCTGTTGTTGCCGGTATTGCTGAAGGTTGTGTACGCTCTGCATGTGCTTTGGTTGGTGGTGAAACCGCTGAAATGCCAGGCATGTACCACAAAGGTGATTATGATATCGCCGGTTTTTGTGTAGGTGTTGCTGAAAAATCTCGACTTATCGATGGCACCAAAGTTAAAGCAGGCGATCAGCTTATTGCACTTGGCTCGTCAGGTCCTCACTCAAATGGCTATTCATTAATTCGTAAAGTGTTAGAAGTTAACAATACTGATACTAATGAATTATTGAACGGTAAATCGATTGGCGATCATTTACTTGAACCAACAAATATATACGTAAAGTCAGTGCTTGAACTACTTAAAGATGTAGATGTTCATGCGCTTTCTCATATTACCGGTGGTGGTTTCTGGGAAAACATTCCTCGCGTATTGCCTGAAAGTGCTCAAGCAGTAATTAATGAAGGTAGTTGGGAATGGCCACAAATTTTTAACTGGTTACAAGAAAAAGGCAATATCACAACACATGAAATGTATCGTACATTTAACTGTGGTGTGGGTATGATCATCGTTGTACCAAGTGATAAAGTTGAACAGAGTTTAGCTGTTTTAACCGCGCAAGGTGAAAATGCATGGCATATCGGTGAAATCAAAGATAAAGCTGCTGACGCCGAACAAGTTATCATCACCAAGGAATAA
- a CDS encoding DUF2066 domain-containing protein, which translates to MKLIQLDKTVKLLTFFLGFIICSPTFAVEVNDLYQSEVLVTSQSKTDRVAALKKAMRAVVLKVGGQESVLLNPSVKTAINRYNNYITQFHYDRKLKPNKTTGRAQTALYLVAAFNEDKINQLFQQAKLPIWGRLRPQILVWLIEEDGFNRDVLSEGAESSMPEQILSFSKVRGLPLTLPLMDLDDALTLSVSDLWGRFSEPTKQMSSRYMSDAILIIRSSNSSLLDNTDDQFDGGGNEEKMIEENCTVVLCEQPVKVAPQYVMDWSLVSQNQLFSESYQGEDKNVLLAQVLSDVSNNIYQRYALSTGLNNEYVIDVANIAGLSDYVAVMRFLNDLSSVEAATLVEVSGDNRRIKLKLLGSRQVLLASLELNNQLKQYIDPLNVPSIDDIPVFYWERK; encoded by the coding sequence ATGAAATTGATTCAATTAGACAAAACAGTGAAGTTACTTACTTTTTTCCTCGGTTTTATCATATGTAGCCCGACTTTTGCTGTAGAAGTTAATGACTTATATCAGTCTGAGGTCCTCGTCACTAGCCAGTCTAAAACTGATCGTGTTGCCGCATTAAAAAAAGCGATGCGCGCTGTTGTCCTTAAAGTAGGGGGGCAAGAGAGTGTATTACTAAATCCTAGCGTTAAAACGGCAATTAACCGTTACAATAATTATATTACGCAGTTTCATTATGATCGAAAACTAAAACCAAACAAAACGACCGGCCGCGCTCAAACAGCGCTGTACTTAGTGGCTGCTTTTAATGAAGATAAAATTAATCAACTGTTTCAACAAGCTAAATTACCTATTTGGGGCCGGTTAAGGCCGCAAATACTGGTTTGGTTAATAGAAGAAGACGGTTTTAATCGAGATGTCTTGTCAGAAGGTGCTGAATCGAGCATGCCCGAGCAAATATTATCTTTTTCTAAAGTACGAGGCCTGCCGCTAACATTGCCCTTAATGGATTTGGATGATGCATTAACGTTAAGTGTTAGTGATCTTTGGGGACGATTTTCCGAGCCCACCAAGCAAATGTCATCACGTTATATGAGTGACGCCATACTTATTATTCGCTCTTCAAATAGTAGTTTGCTAGATAATACTGATGACCAGTTTGATGGAGGTGGTAACGAAGAAAAAATGATAGAAGAAAACTGCACTGTTGTTTTGTGTGAACAACCAGTAAAAGTCGCCCCACAATATGTTATGGATTGGAGCCTAGTTTCACAAAATCAACTGTTCAGTGAAAGCTATCAAGGTGAAGATAAAAATGTGCTTTTAGCTCAAGTATTGTCAGATGTTTCAAACAATATTTATCAGCGCTATGCGCTAAGTACAGGGCTAAACAATGAGTACGTTATAGACGTTGCTAATATTGCAGGTTTGTCAGACTATGTCGCGGTAATGAGATTTCTAAATGATCTATCTTCGGTGGAAGCGGCAACGTTGGTCGAAGTTAGTGGTGATAATCGCCGAATTAAACTTAAATTACTAGGCTCTAGACAAGTGTTATTAGCGTCACTTGAACTAAATAATCAATTAAAACAATATATTGATCCATTGAACGTGCCGAGTATTGATGATATTCCAGTGTTTTACTGGGAGAGAAAGTAA
- the hda gene encoding DnaA regulatory inactivator Hda, which yields MQDKQLALAVQLHDEETFTSYHGDTNNNAVVDLQRFIDRDLGDVNSLYLFGNSSVGKSHLLNAAATYANEKGLTALCLSLSELTTLSIELLDGLESIDVICFDDIELIAEDHKWQQGIFDLYNRVVEQGKLIIISGNEIATGLQLTLPDLVSRLSWGLTLQVKPLTDEEKMAALRQRAAQRGINIQQDSTAFLFNRYSRDMKALIACLDKLDTLSIQSQRKITIPFIKEALPELNT from the coding sequence ATGCAGGACAAGCAACTTGCGCTAGCAGTACAGTTACATGATGAAGAAACATTTACGAGTTATCACGGTGACACAAATAACAATGCGGTTGTCGATCTCCAGCGTTTTATCGACCGTGATTTAGGGGATGTAAATAGCCTTTACCTTTTTGGTAACAGCAGTGTTGGTAAATCTCATTTACTTAATGCCGCAGCAACTTATGCAAACGAAAAGGGACTGACGGCGCTCTGCTTGTCGTTGAGCGAGTTAACAACCCTGTCTATCGAATTACTTGATGGTTTAGAGTCTATTGATGTGATTTGTTTTGATGATATTGAGTTGATTGCAGAGGATCACAAATGGCAACAGGGCATTTTTGACTTGTATAATCGTGTGGTAGAGCAGGGCAAATTGATTATTATTTCTGGTAACGAAATAGCGACAGGCTTGCAATTGACCTTGCCGGACTTAGTGTCTCGATTGTCGTGGGGGTTGACGTTACAAGTAAAGCCCTTAACAGATGAAGAAAAAATGGCGGCGCTAAGACAAAGAGCGGCGCAAAGAGGCATCAATATTCAACAAGACTCAACAGCTTTTTTGTTTAACCGCTATAGCCGTGACATGAAAGCATTAATTGCCTGTTTAGACAAGCTAGATACCTTATCGATTCAAAGCCAACGAAAAATAACTATCCCATTTATAAAAGAAGCATTGCCTGAACTTAATACCTAG
- a CDS encoding serine hydrolase domain-containing protein: MIKLALGFLILVAQITTTHATTTDDYDAVLARYIEKTGPGVAVIVTQNGKTLYKSARGLANIELQVPLNTDSIFRLGSITKQFTGAAIMMLAEQGKLSLDDNIHKYVPDFPTEGNEVTIKHLLTHTSGIANYTEDENIWKNELQTPTTIDKMLERFAKHPMALKTGEANRYSNTGYVLLGKIIEVASKKSYPEFIEQDIFAKLGMTNSHYGGHKIIPNRASGYSASKNGYVNANYVDMMWPHAAGSLLSTVDDMDTWYSALRNGKLISKDSYQQMISPTPLNDGSFAQYGFGLGLFKLNKYDAIGHGGGIHGFVTNAFYLPEKDLYVAVLNNFDSGNPGDIARMLAAVALELPVPKFTEVKLSKDALTPMMGEYKLPSGDIRKIFMEEGKVYSVRGEGDKWLILPMSDNSFFYERSLSYFTIDKNDKGEQVMNFYSGLSTEPQPAIKQ, translated from the coding sequence ATGATAAAACTAGCACTAGGTTTTCTAATTTTAGTAGCACAAATAACCACAACGCACGCAACAACCACTGATGATTATGATGCTGTATTAGCACGCTATATTGAAAAAACAGGCCCCGGTGTAGCAGTCATTGTTACGCAAAATGGTAAAACACTTTATAAGAGTGCGCGAGGGTTAGCGAATATAGAATTACAGGTGCCGTTAAATACCGACAGTATTTTTCGCTTAGGCTCCATCACTAAGCAATTTACAGGTGCTGCTATTATGATGTTAGCAGAGCAAGGAAAACTCTCTTTAGACGATAATATCCACAAATACGTGCCTGACTTTCCTACCGAAGGTAATGAAGTCACTATCAAGCATTTACTAACTCATACTTCTGGTATCGCCAATTACACAGAAGATGAAAATATTTGGAAAAATGAACTTCAAACGCCTACCACTATAGACAAAATGTTAGAGCGCTTTGCAAAGCACCCTATGGCCTTAAAAACGGGAGAAGCCAATCGTTACTCTAATACAGGGTATGTGCTTCTTGGTAAGATTATTGAGGTCGCCAGTAAAAAATCCTACCCTGAATTCATTGAGCAAGATATCTTTGCCAAATTAGGTATGACCAATAGTCATTACGGCGGGCATAAAATTATCCCTAACCGTGCAAGTGGTTATTCTGCATCTAAAAACGGTTACGTTAATGCTAATTATGTCGACATGATGTGGCCACATGCAGCCGGTTCTTTATTATCGACCGTTGATGATATGGATACTTGGTATAGTGCATTACGTAATGGCAAACTCATTTCAAAAGATAGTTATCAACAAATGATTTCGCCGACTCCATTAAACGATGGTAGCTTTGCGCAATACGGCTTTGGTCTTGGCTTATTCAAATTAAATAAATATGATGCAATAGGTCACGGCGGCGGTATTCATGGTTTTGTAACGAATGCTTTTTATCTCCCTGAAAAAGATCTTTATGTTGCCGTATTAAATAACTTTGACTCAGGGAATCCGGGTGACATCGCAAGAATGTTAGCGGCTGTAGCGCTTGAATTACCTGTGCCTAAATTTACAGAGGTTAAGTTAAGTAAAGATGCATTAACGCCAATGATGGGTGAGTATAAATTGCCGTCTGGCGATATAAGAAAAATATTTATGGAAGAAGGTAAAGTATATTCAGTGCGAGGTGAAGGTGATAAATGGCTGATTTTACCCATGTCTGATAACAGCTTCTTTTATGAACGAAGCTTAAGTTATTTTACTATTGATAAAAACGATAAAGGTGAGCAAGTCATGAACTTTTACAGTGGATTATCCACTGAGCCTCAGCCCGCGATTAAGCAATAA
- a CDS encoding DODA-type extradiol aromatic ring-opening family dioxygenase, whose amino-acid sequence MQPVLFLSHDDPSQVVNKEHPSYQFLSSLSPQLSAPKAIVCISAHWETSTPTVSGASKLETIHDFYGFPPEFYQLNYDVDGNPPLAKQVAKLLKIKGIDAKMDLRRGIDHGAWCVLKPLFPEANIPVIQLSVNPLGTAKEHFAIGNAIKSLREQNILIVASGTATHNLSAWKPGIAMQSPVEEYVTSFRDWLVSHLKSKNLTSLLNYLEEAPFVLKNHPSQEHILPLFTALGAVNDDEAAHLIDDSYIYGHFSMASFVWGQDNIRLVRFGHKYSR is encoded by the coding sequence ATGCAACCTGTCTTGTTTTTATCTCATGACGACCCTTCACAGGTCGTCAACAAAGAGCACCCGAGTTATCAGTTTCTTAGCTCGTTATCGCCTCAACTATCAGCACCTAAGGCAATTGTCTGTATTTCAGCCCATTGGGAAACGAGCACACCTACCGTTAGTGGCGCGAGTAAATTAGAAACCATTCATGACTTTTATGGCTTTCCACCAGAATTTTATCAATTGAATTATGATGTTGATGGTAATCCGCCGCTAGCAAAACAGGTTGCCAAGTTGCTTAAAATCAAAGGTATTGATGCTAAAATGGATTTAAGGCGCGGTATAGACCATGGTGCTTGGTGTGTACTAAAACCGCTGTTTCCAGAAGCAAATATTCCAGTTATTCAGCTATCCGTTAATCCATTGGGGACAGCAAAAGAACATTTTGCTATTGGCAATGCTATTAAGTCATTGCGAGAACAAAATATACTAATTGTAGCCAGTGGTACTGCGACTCATAACTTATCAGCTTGGAAGCCGGGTATCGCAATGCAAAGCCCTGTTGAAGAGTATGTAACGAGCTTTAGGGATTGGTTGGTAAGTCATTTGAAAAGCAAAAACTTAACTAGCCTGCTTAATTACCTTGAAGAAGCCCCTTTTGTATTAAAAAACCACCCTAGCCAAGAGCATATTTTGCCACTATTTACTGCTTTAGGTGCGGTAAATGACGATGAAGCGGCACATCTGATTGATGATAGTTATATCTACGGCCATTTTTCTATGGCGAGCTTTGTCTGGGGACAAGATAATATTAGGTTAGTTAGGTTTGGCCATAAGTACTCAAGGTAA
- a CDS encoding MoaF-related domain-containing protein — MMNKLFTKISVILLAAISLLPFSSLSMAHGHDFSSVTYTWTEGAFKGGKYKLDILGEKKLKWEGLAGPEKDMSAIEEKVSIIKLDDNRTLITWLEAVGYTVTVIVNTKSGDVHGVVSNQKEHYMLVGKTDKLK; from the coding sequence ATGATGAACAAATTATTTACTAAAATTTCAGTGATTCTTTTAGCTGCAATAAGCTTACTACCTTTCTCTTCGCTATCAATGGCACATGGTCATGATTTTTCATCTGTGACATATACATGGACTGAAGGCGCTTTTAAAGGTGGTAAATACAAACTTGATATTTTGGGAGAGAAAAAACTAAAGTGGGAAGGTCTAGCAGGACCAGAAAAGGATATGTCAGCTATCGAAGAAAAAGTTAGCATTATCAAGCTTGACGACAACCGTACATTAATCACTTGGCTTGAAGCTGTTGGTTATACAGTAACAGTTATTGTTAATACTAAATCAGGTGATGTTCACGGTGTAGTGTCTAACCAAAAAGAACATTATATGTTAGTTGGTAAAACTGACAAGCTTAAGTAA
- a CDS encoding LysR family transcriptional regulator, giving the protein MFDKITAFIVFRAIVRNGSLTSAAKELNMSKASVSRYLRYLESWLKSKLLLRTTRSLTLTQTGEQLYDQCQEVLEKMEFIEDKLPKLEKSLMGRLKVSLPREVKHLIFSHLPDFQQQHPDLHILFDFSDRYVDLYNEPFDVAIRVGTLQPSSLFARKLSQFNDALVAAPSYLAENKTLTTPQDLVDHRCILDIHRTPPDSWTLIGPEREKFDIHVKGLYTVTDTEAVLTLARQGAGIANIPEYIAIEACTDGRLVRVLPAYKGQQYDIHVLFAERQFMPEKTRAFVNFLVTVFNK; this is encoded by the coding sequence ATGTTTGACAAAATAACTGCTTTCATTGTATTTCGTGCCATCGTTAGAAATGGCAGCCTGACTTCTGCTGCAAAAGAACTCAATATGTCTAAGGCCTCTGTATCTAGATACCTGAGGTATTTAGAGAGTTGGTTAAAGTCAAAACTATTATTGCGCACTACTCGCTCATTAACCTTGACTCAAACAGGTGAGCAACTGTACGACCAGTGCCAAGAAGTCTTGGAAAAAATGGAGTTTATTGAAGACAAGCTGCCTAAGCTTGAAAAGAGCTTGATGGGGCGCTTAAAGGTGTCTTTACCAAGAGAAGTAAAACACCTTATTTTCTCTCATCTGCCTGATTTTCAGCAACAACATCCCGATCTGCATATTTTATTTGATTTCAGCGACAGGTATGTCGATTTATACAATGAGCCGTTTGATGTTGCTATTAGAGTGGGAACTTTACAGCCATCATCACTTTTTGCGAGAAAGCTTAGTCAATTTAACGATGCACTTGTTGCTGCCCCTTCATATCTTGCAGAGAATAAAACACTAACTACGCCACAAGATCTTGTTGATCACCGTTGTATTCTTGATATCCATCGTACTCCACCAGACTCATGGACTTTGATTGGCCCTGAAAGAGAGAAATTTGATATCCACGTTAAGGGTTTGTATACAGTAACTGATACTGAAGCGGTGCTAACCTTAGCAAGACAAGGTGCAGGGATCGCTAACATACCGGAATACATCGCTATTGAGGCTTGTACTGATGGTCGACTCGTACGTGTATTACCAGCCTATAAAGGGCAACAATACGATATTCATGTATTATTTGCCGAGCGACAGTTCATGCCTGAAAAAACCAGAGCGTTTGTCAATTTTTTAGTCACTGTTTTTAATAAGTAA